One Nicotiana tabacum cultivar K326 chromosome 23, ASM71507v2, whole genome shotgun sequence genomic window, TTGATTAACTGGTACTTATACTTAGCTCTGCTTCTCCTTCTTTCTTTCTCATCAAGTCGGAAATAGAGAGAAATGAGCTCGTATTTGCGCAAGAAATTCCAAAATGCTTTTGGTAATGGTTCCTCAACACAGTCCCAGAATGCCAAAGACGAGATTCCGTACCCGGCTAACTCGGATGCTGAAACTGATTCCTATGACAACAACGGCAATAAGGAAACTGAAGAGATTGAGCGTAGTAAAGTCGGAATCATGAGAGCCCTTGTCGAGAAAGAAGATCCCTCCGCTAAGGTCTGCTTCCCAATTCTTTACTTAGGAATGTTTCCAGTATTGAACTATTACTCTTGGCATCTGAACATTCTAGGGCCAGAAAATGGCAATAATTATACTTTACAGAGAGAGAAAGGGAACAGATCACCATGGACATACAGTCTAGCACTACTTTCCCCTTGAATACAATTCCTAATTTTAGTTAGTTGGTCTGTAAATGTAACTAAAATTAGCCCATTTCCTACATTTGATTTGCTTACATGTTTTTCAAGGAATCAACTTGAAATTATTAACTTGCTAGTAATAGCGGTTGAACCAAGAATTCATATAAGGGGTTTAAAAACAATAGAATGTCAGTCATGGGATTTGAACTTGTGACCTCAAGCAATTTTTGGAGCCCTTTGCCGCTTCACTAGATTTTTTCCTCTTATGTCAAgagaatttaataatttatatataaccAAACACAATCGTATTTTGCTTTCAACGAAGGGATTCAATTTTTCCTCAACTTAGCTCCACCATTGGCTTCCGCACGTTGTAAAAGTGGCAAAGGAAACAGCATTCGCGTGATGCTTTACCCAAAAAAGATTTGTTTGATTATCTCTTCAGAAAATAGGGGAACTAAAAATCTTTCAGTATTAAAGTTACTAGAAATCTCTATTTGAGATAACATCTAGCACAGTCAAATCATACATATTTCCTACATCCACCCTTCCTTTCTCGACTTTTCCTGCTTTATATGCTTGTGGATTGGAAGGAGTAGGCTTCTTTTGCTAAGATACAAAAGATGCTGCTGCTTATACTTATGAGGATAGAACCTACTTTAATCAGTCTGAAGTGAGTTGTCCAGCTTTTTGGTTCTACTGTTTTTCGCGATAGTCTGACACCGGCGTTAAACTAACCAGTGATGGACCTGTGCCTGATTATAACATATCTAACTTTGGTGTTAAACTAACCAGCAACGGATTTGTTCCTGGTTACTGGTTAGACCcacttataaaataaataagtagcAGGCAGCCCAGTGCACGAAGCATCTCGTGTTCACACAAGGTTTGATGAAGGGTCGAACCCAAAGGGGTTAGACCCACTTATGTCTATTCAAAtttttttaaatgttgttttccATGGTTTTAGGTTAGTATCAATAGTCTGATTTTCTGCTTTTAAAATGCAGGGTCTGGATGATCAGATGATTTGCAGATTTTTACGAGCTAGAGATCTAGATGTCGAAAAGGCTTCTAATATGTTCCtcaagtacctgagctggagaaaggACTTTGTGCCTAATGGCTGCATATCTCCTTCTGAAATATCAAATGAGCTTGCGCACAATAAGGTGTTTATGCAAGGACAAGACAAGATAGGGCGCCCTATTGTTATTGCATTTGGTGGACGACATAAGCAAGCAAGTGTAGATGAGTTCCAGCGTATGCATTCGTAAAAACTGAATCATCTATCTGTATCTTATACTTTATATGCTCAATAACCTAACGACCTTCTCTTTTGGAAAATAAAGCTGACACTGAACTAACATGTTCATCCTTCAATACAGGTTTAGTCACGTACACCCTTGACAAAGTATGTGCTAGGTAATTCGGAAAACATATGATCTTTctctgtttttttatttttttattttatgagtATATGATCTCTCTCTGTTTCCTCCCACCTCCCTCCGTGCATATGCCCTTTACAATATTTCCTTTCTGCCTTAAGTAGAAGAACTCGAGCTTGAAGTCCTTAATCAAATGTAGAATAAGCTGGTGTATAATTTGGACCTAATATGACATGTACTTTATTCTCATGTTTCGATCAATTTGAGATAACAAGTATAGACTGCAGCATTATGGCACGGACTCATTTCTTTTGATCCAGGCAATCTCATAATAACCAGGCAAAGCTCAAGGGGTCCCTTCTAACCTTGTAAT contains:
- the LOC107804710 gene encoding uncharacterized protein LOC107804710 yields the protein MSSYLRKKFQNAFGNGSSTQSQNAKDEIPYPANSDAETDSYDNNGNKETEEIERSKVGIMRALVEKEDPSAKGLDDQMICRFLRARDLDVEKASNMFLKYLSWRKDFVPNGCISPSEISNELAHNKVFMQGQDKIGRPIVIAFGGRHKQASVDEFQRLVTYTLDKVCARMPNEQEKFVAISDLEGWGYANSDIRGYLAALSILQDCYPERLGKLFIVHVPYIFMTAWKAIYPFIDSKTKKKIIFVENKKLRATLLRDIDDDQLADIYGGKLPLVPVHDC